In Candidatus Zixiibacteriota bacterium, one genomic interval encodes:
- a CDS encoding fibronectin type III domain-containing protein, with protein sequence MNQLTKTILVLMLVLLMGGGVFAQAADEEVLIDTIGPPAPSPPTNITVSDKPNDAGHGLIIEWNLSPDDGSGLNNVIMYDVLRSDSPDGEFISQGKMPSGETTFEDVDDTPPTKTIPNPDYMPKNSSWYYKIVAVSNQQVRSEPSEIASGETIENLFHWGKLPILIGVLIFSAFLLVLISSAKKGKNLYVRPLPGINAVDDAIGRATEMGKPILFILGLGTAGDIATIAGFTILARVAKKTAEYQTRVLVPVQDPVVLAVAQETVRTAYLEAGRPDQYNADDVFYVTALQFPYVAAVNGIMLREKPATNFYMGVFYAESLILAETGNIAGSIQIAGTDQIAQLPFFVAATDYTLIGEELYAASAYLSQEPVQLGTLKAQDYSKALVMIIIILGTIAITAGLPYLLNMITVNL encoded by the coding sequence ATGAATCAATTGACTAAGACAATTTTAGTTTTAATGCTAGTATTGCTCATGGGAGGAGGTGTATTTGCCCAGGCGGCTGATGAGGAAGTGCTTATCGATACAATCGGACCGCCGGCGCCAAGTCCTCCAACTAATATAACGGTTAGCGACAAACCTAATGATGCTGGTCATGGCTTGATAATCGAATGGAATCTGTCGCCTGATGACGGCTCAGGTTTAAACAATGTTATTATGTATGACGTTCTCCGTTCGGATTCGCCGGACGGTGAATTCATTTCACAAGGCAAGATGCCATCGGGAGAAACAACATTTGAAGATGTTGACGATACGCCGCCTACAAAAACAATTCCCAATCCTGACTATATGCCAAAAAACAGCTCTTGGTATTATAAAATAGTTGCTGTATCAAATCAGCAAGTCCGGTCGGAACCCTCAGAAATAGCTTCCGGGGAAACGATTGAAAATCTGTTTCATTGGGGCAAACTTCCGATTCTTATTGGCGTTTTGATTTTTTCCGCCTTTCTGTTAGTGCTTATCTCCTCAGCTAAGAAGGGTAAAAATCTTTACGTGCGTCCGCTGCCTGGAATTAATGCTGTTGATGACGCCATAGGCAGAGCGACCGAAATGGGCAAGCCTATTTTGTTCATTCTTGGCTTGGGCACTGCCGGAGACATTGCTACAATTGCCGGATTTACAATTCTGGCAAGAGTAGCCAAAAAAACCGCAGAATATCAAACCCGGGTGTTGGTTCCTGTTCAAGACCCCGTAGTATTAGCGGTTGCTCAGGAAACAGTTCGAACTGCCTATCTTGAAGCTGGACGTCCCGACCAATACAATGCTGACGACGTTTTTTACGTTACGGCTCTACAGTTTCCTTATGTAGCGGCTGTTAACGGAATTATGCTTCGCGAAAAACCGGCAACCAATTTCTATATGGGGGTTTTCTACGCGGAATCATTGATACTCGCTGAAACCGGAAATATTGCCGGCTCAATTCAGATAGCCGGTACAGACCAGATCGCTCAACTGCCGTTCTTTGTTGCAGCTACTGATTATACTTTAATTGGTGAAGAACTTTATGCGGCATCAGCTTATCTTTCGCAGGAACCGGTTCAGCTTGGTACGCTTAAAGCTCAGGATTATTCTAAGGCTTTAGTGATGATAATTATTATTTTAGGCACAATTGCAATAACCGCAGGTTTGCCATATCTGTTAAATATGATAACCGTTAATCTGTAA